The proteins below come from a single Afipia felis ATCC 53690 genomic window:
- a CDS encoding NADH-quinone oxidoreductase subunit M — MTTWPVLSVTTFLPLVGAALLYLLARGNEASAARNARWIALWTTIVTFAVSLVLLVHFDSSQSGFQFEERAHWLGAAINYHMGVDGISLPFVILTTALMPFCILASWKSIQVRVREYMMAFLVLETLMVGTFSSLDLVLFYLFFEGGLIPMFLIIGVWGGPRRVYASFKFFLYTLLGSVLMLLAIMALYAQAGTTDIPTLMTTNLPHELQRWAWLAFFASFAVKMPMWPVHTWLPDAHVEAPTAGSVVLAAILLKMGGYGFLRFSLPMFPLASHDFAPLVWTLSAIAIIYTSLVALMQEDMKKLIAYSSVAHMGFVTMGIFAGNVQGVAGGVFQMISHGIVSGALFLCVGVIYDRMHTREIAAYGGLVNRMPLYAFTFLLFTMANVGLPGTSGFVGEFLTLIGTFKASIPTAIFATTGVILSAGYALWLYRKIVFGELTKPSLASIKDMTGREVMIFVPFIVLTILFGVYPKPVLDMSAASIQHLVENYGAAIHAVKAAALP; from the coding sequence ATGACCACCTGGCCTGTTCTTTCCGTCACCACATTCCTGCCGCTCGTCGGCGCGGCCTTGCTCTACTTGCTGGCGCGCGGCAACGAGGCTAGTGCCGCCCGCAATGCGCGCTGGATCGCGCTGTGGACCACCATCGTTACCTTCGCTGTGTCGCTGGTGCTGCTGGTGCATTTCGACTCCTCGCAATCTGGCTTCCAGTTTGAGGAGCGCGCGCACTGGCTGGGCGCGGCGATCAACTACCACATGGGTGTGGACGGCATTTCGCTGCCGTTCGTGATCCTGACCACGGCGCTGATGCCGTTCTGCATTCTGGCGAGCTGGAAGTCGATCCAGGTCCGTGTGCGCGAATACATGATGGCGTTCCTTGTTCTGGAAACGCTGATGGTCGGCACCTTCTCCTCGCTCGATCTCGTGCTGTTCTATCTGTTCTTCGAAGGCGGCCTGATTCCGATGTTCCTGATCATCGGCGTCTGGGGCGGTCCGCGCCGCGTCTATGCGAGCTTCAAGTTCTTCCTCTACACGCTGCTCGGCTCGGTGCTGATGCTGCTTGCCATCATGGCGCTGTATGCGCAGGCGGGCACCACCGACATCCCGACGCTGATGACGACGAATTTGCCGCACGAGCTCCAGAGGTGGGCGTGGCTGGCGTTCTTTGCATCCTTCGCGGTGAAGATGCCGATGTGGCCGGTCCACACCTGGTTGCCGGACGCGCACGTCGAGGCACCGACCGCGGGTTCCGTGGTGCTGGCGGCGATCTTGCTGAAGATGGGCGGCTACGGCTTCCTGCGCTTCTCGCTGCCGATGTTCCCGCTGGCCTCCCATGACTTCGCGCCGCTGGTGTGGACGCTGTCGGCGATCGCGATCATCTACACCTCGCTGGTCGCCCTGATGCAGGAGGATATGAAGAAGCTGATCGCTTATTCGTCCGTCGCGCACATGGGCTTCGTCACCATGGGCATCTTCGCAGGTAATGTGCAGGGCGTCGCGGGCGGCGTGTTCCAGATGATCTCGCACGGCATCGTGTCCGGCGCGCTGTTCCTCTGCGTCGGCGTGATCTACGACCGCATGCACACCCGCGAGATCGCGGCCTATGGCGGCCTCGTCAATCGTATGCCCCTTTATGCCTTCACGTTCCTGCTGTTCACCATGGCCAATGTCGGCCTGCCAGGAACGTCCGGTTTCGTTGGCGAATTCCTGACGCTGATCGGCACCTTCAAGGCTTCGATCCCGACGGCGATCTTCGCTACTACGGGTGTGATCCTGTCGGCGGGCTATGCGCTGTGGCTTTACCGCAAGATCGTGTTCGGTGAACTCACCAAGCCGTCGCTGGCCAGCATCAAGGATATGACCGGCCGCGAGGTCATGATCTTCGTGCCGTTCATCGTTCTCACGATCCTGTTCGGCGTGTATCCGAAGCCGGTGCTGGACATGTCGGCGGCCTCCATCCAACACCTTGTCGAGAATTACGGCGCGGCGATCCATGCCGTCAAAGCCGCGGCATTACCTTAA
- a CDS encoding biotin--[acetyl-CoA-carboxylase] ligase has protein sequence MGFALGLRARAAEYRLVSFESAGSTNAEALKRMRMDERGPLWLATAHQTAGHGRRQRAWISPPGNLACSIIEALKTDHAGAATLGFAAGLALETALRQVSGGAASFSLKWPNDVLANGAKLGGILIEAEATPDGLAAVVGMGVNVVAAPEGTPYPAISLQALGIATDAETLFTALTDAWAEWFEVWDHGRGFEAIRTQWLIRAAGLGAPIQVRQGDRVIDGVFETIDEAGRLIVSRNGESTKVAAGDVYFGAAMSAGAA, from the coding sequence ATGGGCTTCGCGCTCGGTCTCCGGGCACGAGCGGCGGAATACCGCCTTGTCAGCTTCGAAAGTGCAGGCTCGACCAACGCTGAGGCGTTGAAGCGTATGCGTATGGACGAGCGCGGGCCGCTCTGGCTCGCGACCGCTCACCAGACCGCGGGGCACGGACGGCGGCAGCGGGCCTGGATTTCTCCGCCCGGCAATCTCGCCTGCAGCATCATCGAGGCGCTCAAAACCGACCATGCAGGGGCGGCGACACTGGGATTCGCGGCCGGGCTCGCGCTGGAGACGGCGCTGCGGCAGGTGAGCGGCGGGGCGGCCTCATTCAGTCTAAAATGGCCGAACGATGTGCTCGCGAACGGGGCCAAGCTCGGGGGCATTCTGATCGAGGCAGAGGCGACACCGGACGGCCTTGCTGCGGTTGTCGGCATGGGCGTCAATGTCGTCGCTGCGCCGGAGGGCACGCCATATCCCGCGATCTCTCTCCAGGCATTGGGTATTGCCACCGATGCGGAGACATTGTTCACCGCGCTGACGGATGCATGGGCCGAGTGGTTTGAGGTTTGGGATCACGGCCGGGGGTTTGAGGCGATCCGCACCCAATGGCTCATACGCGCGGCCGGGCTGGGAGCACCAATTCAGGTTAGGCAGGGTGATCGCGTGATTGACGGTGTGTTCGAAACGATCGACGAGGCGGGGCGACTTATCGTGTCTCGCAACGGCGAGTCGACGAAGGTCGCAGCGGGCGATGTTTATTTCGGTGCGGCGATGTCCGCGGGAGCGGCGTGA
- the nuoL gene encoding NADH-quinone oxidoreductase subunit L, with protein MIQAIVFLPLIGALIAGVITLIGAHGRNPSGDEMDHAHGHDDHGHGAAHAHDAHHEADHGHDDHHGPVEPAAAGSRLAEVITTALLLTSAALAWVMFVDVALMHHDLRVVLTSWIDSGDLRINWALRVDTLTAVMLVVVTTVSSLVHLYSIGYMNEDPNRPRFMAYLSLFTFAMLMLVTSDNLVQLFFGWEGVGLASYLLIGFWYQKPSANAAAIKAFVVNRVGDFGFALGIFAIFALVGSTDFETIFAGAPGLVGKTIHLFHWDVDALTLTCLLLFMGAMGKSAQFLLHTWLPDAMEGPTPVSALIHAATMVTAGVFMVARLSPLFELAPHAKAFVMLIGGTTALFAATVGLVQNDIKRVVAYSTCSQLGYMFVAMGAGAYSVGIFHLFTHAFFKALLFLGSGSVILAMHHEQDMRNMGGLWRKIPFTYATMVIGTLALTGFPLTAGYFSKDAIIEAAFAANSSNPFAFYGFLCTVIAAGLTSFYSWRLIFMTFHGKPHDEHHYEAAHESPLVMLIPLAVLSIGSFAAGFPFKELFAGHGVGEFFGSALKVDEHVMEGMHHIPHWIGFLPTLMMLAGLAMAYLFYIAKPYLPVELAHQQPLLYKFLLNKWYFDELYDVIFVRPAKWLGYTLWKKGDGMLIDGLGPDGVSKRVLDVTRGVVKLQTGYLYHYAFAMLIGAAGLITWFMFGLGGQQ; from the coding sequence ATGATTCAGGCGATTGTTTTCCTGCCCCTGATCGGCGCGCTGATTGCAGGCGTCATCACGCTCATCGGTGCACATGGCCGCAACCCCAGCGGCGACGAGATGGATCATGCGCACGGGCATGACGATCACGGCCATGGCGCGGCGCATGCACATGACGCCCATCACGAGGCGGACCATGGCCATGACGATCATCACGGCCCGGTCGAACCCGCCGCCGCGGGCTCGCGCCTCGCGGAAGTCATCACAACCGCGCTGTTGCTGACTTCGGCGGCGCTCGCCTGGGTGATGTTCGTCGATGTCGCGCTGATGCATCACGATCTGCGCGTGGTGTTGACGAGCTGGATCGATTCCGGTGACCTCAGGATCAACTGGGCATTGCGCGTCGATACACTGACGGCGGTGATGTTGGTCGTGGTCACGACCGTGTCCTCGCTCGTGCATCTGTATTCGATCGGCTACATGAACGAGGATCCGAACCGTCCGCGCTTCATGGCTTATCTATCGCTGTTCACCTTCGCGATGCTGATGCTGGTGACATCCGACAACCTGGTGCAGCTGTTCTTCGGTTGGGAAGGTGTGGGCCTCGCGAGCTACTTGCTGATTGGGTTCTGGTACCAGAAGCCGTCGGCGAACGCGGCCGCGATCAAGGCGTTCGTCGTCAACCGCGTCGGCGATTTCGGTTTCGCGCTCGGCATCTTCGCGATCTTCGCGCTGGTCGGCTCCACCGATTTCGAGACCATCTTCGCGGGCGCGCCCGGCCTCGTCGGCAAGACCATCCATCTGTTCCACTGGGACGTCGATGCACTCACGCTGACCTGCCTGCTGCTGTTCATGGGCGCGATGGGCAAGTCCGCGCAGTTCCTGCTGCACACCTGGCTGCCGGACGCGATGGAAGGCCCGACGCCAGTCTCCGCGCTCATCCACGCCGCGACCATGGTGACCGCGGGTGTGTTCATGGTGGCGCGCCTGTCGCCGCTGTTTGAACTCGCGCCGCACGCCAAGGCCTTCGTCATGCTGATCGGCGGCACCACGGCGTTGTTCGCCGCGACTGTCGGCCTCGTGCAGAACGACATCAAGCGTGTCGTCGCGTATTCGACCTGTTCGCAGCTCGGCTACATGTTCGTGGCGATGGGGGCGGGGGCTTACTCCGTCGGCATCTTCCATCTGTTCACCCACGCCTTCTTCAAGGCGTTGCTGTTCCTGGGCTCCGGTTCGGTCATCCTCGCGATGCATCACGAGCAGGACATGCGCAACATGGGCGGCCTGTGGCGGAAAATTCCTTTCACCTACGCCACCATGGTGATCGGCACGCTGGCGCTGACCGGCTTCCCGCTTACGGCAGGCTACTTTTCGAAGGACGCGATCATCGAGGCTGCGTTTGCCGCAAACAGCAGCAATCCGTTCGCGTTCTACGGTTTCCTCTGCACCGTTATCGCGGCGGGCCTGACTTCGTTCTACTCGTGGCGCCTGATCTTCATGACCTTCCACGGCAAGCCGCATGACGAGCATCATTACGAGGCGGCGCATGAAAGCCCACTGGTGATGCTGATCCCGCTCGCGGTGCTTTCGATCGGTTCATTCGCGGCTGGGTTCCCGTTCAAGGAGTTGTTCGCGGGCCACGGGGTCGGGGAGTTTTTTGGCTCGGCGCTGAAGGTCGACGAGCATGTGATGGAGGGGATGCACCACATTCCGCACTGGATCGGCTTCCTGCCGACGCTGATGATGCTCGCGGGCCTTGCGATGGCGTATCTGTTCTACATCGCCAAGCCGTATCTGCCGGTCGAACTCGCGCACCAGCAGCCGCTGCTTTACAAGTTCCTGCTCAACAAGTGGTACTTCGACGAGCTGTACGACGTGATCTTCGTGCGTCCGGCGAAGTGGCTCGGCTACACGCTCTGGAAGAAGGGCGACGGCATGCTGATCGACGGGCTTGGGCCTGACGGCGTGTCGAAGCGGGTGCTGGATGTGACGCGCGGCGTCGTCAAGCTGCAGACCGGATACCTTTATCACTACGCCTTCGCCATGTTGATCGGCGCGGCGGGGCTCATCACCTGGTTCATGTTCGGTCTCGGGGGCCAGCAATAA
- a CDS encoding DUF1467 family protein, translated as MAQSIASAFAVYFVVWWVVLFAVLPFGIHSQHENGEVSLGTDPGAPVLARMGRKLLWTTLISAIIYGCGFVAYRAGYFDLGRISKAIGLPF; from the coding sequence ATGGCCCAGTCAATCGCTTCCGCATTTGCGGTCTACTTCGTGGTCTGGTGGGTCGTTTTGTTTGCGGTGCTGCCATTCGGTATTCACAGCCAGCACGAGAACGGCGAAGTGAGTTTGGGAACCGACCCTGGCGCTCCGGTGCTGGCGAGGATGGGCCGCAAGCTGCTGTGGACCACGCTGATCTCGGCAATCATTTATGGCTGCGGATTTGTGGCATATCGTGCCGGATACTTTGATCTGGGCCGCATCAGCAAGGCGATCGGCCTGCCGTTCTGA
- the nuoN gene encoding NADH-quinone oxidoreductase subunit NuoN produces MNFHVADYSLLPVLPEIVLALGAMALLMLGAYRGERTVRIVTVLAVVLLAVTLVLELCLPAGRLTTFGGSFVVDDYARFLKTVMLVASAATLVISRGYLTNEAKIFEYSILVLLSSVGMMVLISATDLITLYLGYELMSLALYVVAASHRDNLRSTEAGLKYFVLGALSSGMMLYGASLIYGFTGTVEFAGIAAAAKVGSIGVIFGIVFLLVGLCFKISIVPFHMWTPDVYEGAPTPVTAFFASAPKVAALAVLVRVLLTAFPNVTHDWQQIVTFVSIASMALGSFAAIGQKNIKRLMAYSSIGHMGFALVGLAAGTAQGAQGVLIYAAIYVVMTFGSFSFILSLKRNGQQFEQISDFAGLSRTNPYLAFMFAMLLFSLAGIPPLAGFFAKFYVFLAAIQAGLYPLAVIGVLTSVVGAFYYLAIIKTMYFDEPKGAVDPMAGELRTVLTLAGIFNLLYFAYPGPLVSAATAAAKSLF; encoded by the coding sequence ATGAACTTCCACGTCGCAGATTATTCGCTGCTTCCGGTCCTGCCCGAGATCGTGCTCGCGCTGGGTGCCATGGCGCTCCTGATGCTGGGCGCATATCGCGGTGAGCGCACGGTGCGCATCGTCACGGTGCTGGCTGTCGTGCTTCTCGCCGTCACGCTGGTGCTGGAACTGTGCCTTCCGGCCGGACGCCTGACGACCTTCGGCGGCAGCTTCGTCGTGGATGACTATGCGCGCTTCCTCAAGACCGTGATGCTGGTCGCGTCCGCAGCGACGCTCGTCATCTCGCGCGGCTACCTGACTAACGAGGCGAAGATTTTCGAGTATTCCATCCTCGTGCTGCTTTCGAGCGTCGGCATGATGGTGCTCATCTCAGCGACCGATCTCATCACGCTTTATCTCGGCTACGAACTGATGAGCCTCGCGCTCTACGTCGTCGCCGCGAGCCATCGTGACAATCTGAGGTCGACGGAAGCGGGCCTGAAGTATTTCGTCCTCGGCGCGCTGTCGTCGGGCATGATGCTGTACGGCGCCTCGCTGATCTACGGTTTCACCGGCACGGTGGAATTCGCCGGCATCGCCGCCGCGGCCAAGGTTGGCAGCATCGGTGTGATCTTCGGCATCGTCTTCCTGCTGGTCGGACTGTGCTTCAAGATCTCGATCGTGCCGTTCCACATGTGGACGCCGGACGTCTACGAGGGCGCGCCGACGCCGGTCACGGCATTCTTCGCCTCCGCTCCAAAGGTCGCCGCACTCGCAGTGCTTGTGCGCGTGCTGCTTACCGCGTTCCCCAACGTGACGCATGACTGGCAGCAGATCGTCACTTTCGTCTCTATCGCGTCTATGGCGCTCGGTTCCTTCGCCGCGATCGGCCAGAAGAACATTAAACGTCTGATGGCCTATTCCTCGATCGGTCACATGGGCTTCGCGCTGGTCGGTCTCGCGGCGGGCACAGCGCAGGGCGCGCAGGGCGTGCTGATCTACGCCGCGATCTACGTGGTGATGACGTTCGGCAGCTTCTCGTTCATTCTCTCGCTGAAGCGCAACGGCCAGCAGTTCGAACAGATCAGCGATTTCGCAGGCCTGTCGCGGACCAATCCGTATCTCGCCTTCATGTTCGCGATGTTGCTGTTCTCGCTCGCCGGCATCCCGCCGCTCGCAGGCTTTTTCGCGAAGTTTTACGTCTTCCTCGCCGCGATCCAGGCGGGGCTCTATCCGCTGGCGGTGATCGGCGTGCTGACGAGCGTGGTGGGTGCGTTCTACTATCTCGCGATCATCAAGACGATGTACTTCGACGAGCCGAAGGGCGCGGTCGATCCGATGGCGGGCGAACTACGCACCGTGCTGACGCTCGCGGGTATCTTCAACCTTCTGTACTTCGCCTATCCCGGTCCGCTGGTCAGCGCGGCCACGGCTGCGGCGAAGTCGCTGTTCTGA
- the nuoK gene encoding NADH-quinone oxidoreductase subunit NuoK, whose protein sequence is MTIGLGHYLAVAAILFTLGILGIFLNRKNVIIILMSVELILLSVNINLVSFSSFLHDIVGQVFALLVLTVAAAEAAIGLAILVVYFRNRGSIAVEDINLMKG, encoded by the coding sequence ATGACGATCGGTCTCGGGCACTACCTCGCCGTCGCAGCGATCCTGTTCACGCTTGGCATTCTGGGCATCTTTCTCAACCGCAAGAACGTCATCATCATCCTGATGTCGGTCGAGTTGATCCTGTTGTCGGTCAACATCAACCTGGTGTCGTTCTCAAGCTTCCTCCACGACATCGTCGGTCAGGTGTTCGCGCTGCTGGTGCTCACCGTGGCTGCGGCGGAAGCCGCGATCGGGCTGGCGATTCTCGTCGTTTACTTCCGCAACCGCGGCTCCATTGCAGTCGAAGACATCAACCTGATGAAGGGCTGA
- a CDS encoding ribonuclease J — MARADELSFVPLGGIGEIGMNLSLYGLGKGRQRSWLAVDLGVSFGNEEHLPGIEVVMPDIRFLESEKKNLVGLVLTHAHEDHFGAIIDLWPRLQCPIYATKFSAALFEAKCASERNPPNIPVTVIESGGRIDIGPFNVEFVAMQHSIPESHALAIRTSEGLVLHTGDWKLDPTPLIGEPTNEKRLRELGDEGVLALIGDSTNAVREGRSPSEREVAHGLTEIIKAAKGRVAVTTFASNVSRMRAVAEAAREAEREVVLIGRAMERVAQVARETGYLDGIAPFRGADLYGHFPPNKVLALCTGSQGEPRAALARIANDDHPEVTLNKGDTVIFSSRTIPGNEKAVGSIINGLVSQGIKVITDRTHMVHVSGHPRRDELRDMISWVRPQLLVPAHGEALHLSEHAALARSCGVPKVLVCKNGDQVRLAPGEPAIVEQVPSGRLYKDGKILEDQNARAVVARRRLAFAGSAFVALALTEQGELADDPQIDLVGIPERNAAGELMDELIYDVAVATFENLPRAKRRDSDAVGEAVRRAVRSAIAEQWGKKTICVVHVLEV; from the coding sequence ATGGCACGGGCTGATGAACTGAGTTTTGTGCCGCTTGGTGGCATCGGCGAAATCGGCATGAACCTGTCGCTATATGGCCTTGGCAAGGGCAGGCAGCGCTCCTGGCTCGCGGTCGATCTTGGCGTATCGTTCGGCAACGAGGAGCATCTGCCCGGCATCGAAGTCGTGATGCCGGATATCCGCTTCCTCGAATCTGAGAAGAAGAATCTCGTCGGCCTCGTGCTGACCCATGCCCATGAGGATCATTTCGGCGCGATCATCGATCTGTGGCCGCGCCTGCAGTGCCCGATCTATGCCACGAAATTTTCCGCGGCGTTGTTCGAAGCCAAATGCGCGAGCGAGCGCAACCCGCCGAACATCCCCGTCACGGTGATCGAATCCGGTGGGCGGATCGATATAGGCCCGTTCAATGTCGAATTCGTCGCCATGCAGCATTCGATCCCAGAATCACACGCGCTGGCGATCCGCACCTCCGAAGGGCTGGTGCTGCATACCGGCGACTGGAAGCTCGATCCGACGCCGCTGATCGGTGAGCCGACCAACGAGAAGCGGCTGCGTGAACTCGGCGACGAGGGCGTGCTGGCGCTGATCGGTGATTCCACGAATGCGGTGCGCGAGGGCCGCTCGCCATCGGAGCGTGAAGTCGCGCATGGTTTGACGGAGATCATCAAAGCCGCGAAGGGCCGTGTGGCAGTGACGACGTTCGCCTCCAACGTTTCTCGGATGCGCGCCGTGGCGGAAGCCGCGCGCGAGGCGGAGCGCGAGGTCGTACTGATCGGTCGCGCGATGGAGCGCGTGGCGCAGGTCGCGCGCGAGACGGGCTATCTCGATGGTATTGCGCCGTTCCGCGGCGCAGACCTCTACGGCCACTTCCCGCCGAACAAGGTGCTGGCATTGTGCACCGGCAGCCAGGGTGAGCCGCGCGCGGCGCTGGCGCGCATTGCCAATGACGACCACCCCGAGGTGACGCTGAACAAGGGCGACACCGTGATCTTTTCATCGCGCACCATTCCGGGCAACGAGAAGGCGGTCGGCTCGATCATCAACGGCCTTGTCAGTCAGGGTATCAAGGTCATCACCGACCGCACGCACATGGTTCACGTCTCCGGCCATCCGCGCCGCGATGAGCTGCGCGACATGATCTCATGGGTGCGCCCGCAATTGCTGGTCCCTGCGCATGGTGAGGCACTACATTTGTCCGAACATGCGGCGCTTGCGCGCTCCTGCGGCGTACCGAAGGTGCTGGTGTGCAAGAATGGCGATCAGGTGCGGCTTGCGCCGGGCGAGCCTGCCATTGTCGAGCAGGTGCCGTCCGGTCGCCTCTACAAGGATGGCAAGATCCTGGAAGACCAGAACGCGCGCGCCGTGGTGGCGCGACGGCGGCTGGCGTTCGCAGGCAGTGCGTTCGTGGCGCTTGCGCTGACAGAGCAGGGCGAACTGGCGGACGATCCGCAGATCGATCTCGTTGGCATCCCGGAGCGCAATGCGGCCGGCGAACTGATGGACGAACTGATCTACGACGTCGCGGTCGCGACCTTTGAGAATCTGCCGCGCGCCAAGCGGCGCGATTCTGACGCGGTCGGCGAAGCGGTGCGGCGCGCGGTACGTTCGGCCATTGCCGAGCAGTGGGGCAAGAAGACGATCTGCGTCGTCCACGTCCTGGAAGTTTGA
- a CDS encoding DUF2946 domain-containing protein has product MRKRLGRLVPIVMIAVLVQLFAPIAMMRAAAAAASDPLSGIVICSEHGDGASDAAPAATHAACCPLCALAHVVPPLDHPVALHVAIQRIYQRVAWLESRTPFVSGGIDDRPHARGPPVYS; this is encoded by the coding sequence ATGCGCAAGCGGCTGGGACGTCTGGTTCCCATCGTGATGATCGCGGTTCTGGTGCAGCTTTTTGCACCGATTGCGATGATGCGCGCGGCTGCCGCCGCAGCCTCTGATCCGCTGAGCGGTATTGTGATCTGCTCGGAGCATGGTGACGGCGCTTCCGACGCCGCGCCAGCCGCAACACACGCGGCCTGCTGCCCGCTCTGCGCTCTCGCGCATGTCGTGCCGCCGCTCGATCATCCTGTTGCACTTCATGTTGCCATCCAGCGCATCTATCAGCGCGTGGCCTGGCTCGAGAGCCGGACACCGTTCGTCAGCGGCGGGATTGATGATCGGCCGCATGCACGTGGCCCTCCTGTTTATTCCTGA
- the mce gene encoding methylmalonyl-CoA epimerase yields the protein MLGRLNHVAIAVRDARAAASVYAGIGAEVSAPAAQPEHGVTTVFVTLPNTKLEFIEPLGDASPISKFLERSPDGGIHHLCFEVDDIIAARDALIADGRRVLGDGRPRIGAHGKPVLFFHPKDFSGTLIEIEEA from the coding sequence ATGCTGGGCCGGCTCAACCATGTGGCGATCGCGGTGCGAGACGCGCGTGCGGCGGCGTCCGTCTATGCCGGGATAGGTGCAGAAGTGTCCGCACCGGCAGCGCAGCCGGAACATGGCGTCACGACGGTGTTCGTGACGCTGCCGAACACCAAGCTCGAATTCATCGAACCTCTGGGCGATGCGTCGCCGATCTCAAAATTCCTTGAGCGCAGCCCGGATGGTGGCATTCACCATCTTTGCTTCGAGGTTGATGATATCATCGCGGCGCGAGACGCCCTGATTGCCGATGGTCGTCGAGTGCTCGGCGACGGCAGGCCGCGGATTGGTGCGCATGGCAAGCCGGTGTTGTTTTTCCACCCGAAGGATTTTTCGGGAACGCTGATCGAGATCGAGGAGGCATAA
- a CDS encoding NADH-quinone oxidoreductase subunit J, protein MILPALFFYLFAGVCVASAVMVVTARNPVHSVLFLILTFVNAAGLFVLLNAEFLAMILIVVYVGAVAVLFLFVIMMLDVDFAELRQGFIEYLPVGLLIGAIFLAELLLVAGGWVLSPDVAHSITAPIPTTVTNTEAIGLVLYTRYIHYFQLAGLVLLVAMIGAIVLTLRHKPNVKRQNISVQNARGKASAMTVRQVPSGQGLQDADAGEWVK, encoded by the coding sequence ATGATCCTTCCCGCGCTGTTCTTTTATCTCTTCGCCGGCGTCTGCGTCGCCTCGGCCGTGATGGTCGTGACCGCGCGCAACCCCGTGCACTCGGTGCTGTTCCTGATCCTGACCTTCGTCAACGCGGCGGGGCTGTTCGTGCTGCTCAACGCCGAATTCCTGGCGATGATCCTGATCGTGGTGTACGTCGGCGCGGTCGCGGTGCTGTTCCTGTTCGTCATCATGATGCTGGACGTGGACTTCGCCGAACTGCGGCAAGGCTTCATCGAATATCTGCCGGTCGGCCTGCTGATTGGCGCGATCTTCCTCGCCGAACTGCTGCTGGTCGCGGGCGGCTGGGTGCTGAGCCCGGATGTGGCGCATTCGATCACCGCGCCGATCCCGACAACCGTGACCAACACCGAGGCGATCGGCCTCGTGCTTTACACGCGCTATATCCATTATTTCCAACTCGCGGGCCTCGTGCTGCTGGTGGCGATGATCGGCGCCATCGTGCTGACGCTGCGCCACAAGCCGAACGTCAAGCGACAGAACATCAGCGTCCAGAACGCGCGCGGCAAGGCGAGTGCAATGACGGTGCGCCAGGTGCCGTCGGGGCAGGGGCTGCAGGACGCCGATGCAGGGGAGTGGGTGAAATGA